The uncultured Cohaesibacter sp. region CTACGCGCCGACGGGCTCGTTTGCCCGCGATGGTGCGCAAATGGGCTTCGATATCTTCCGCGGAAATCGCATCAGCGCTCATGATGCCGGTTGATCCGGCTTCGGGCGTGGCTCCAACCTCGTCCTCGCCTCCGTCCTCGGCTGCCGGGACAATGGCTTCAGGAGTGCTCGGCGGGTTCGCCATAGAGACCGGGCCGGGCTCGTAGCTATCAATCAGAGATGCGGTGGCGCTGATGGAGCCATCTTCGAAGCTGAGGCTGAGGGGGGAGCCGGGATTGATATGTTCGGCACGGCGGATCAGTTTGCCGTTGCGGTCGCGCACGAGCGCGAAGCCGCGTTTGAGCACGCCCTTGTGCGAAAGGCTCTCGAGCAGGCGGCTGGCCGCATCCAGTTGCTTGCGCTTCTGCTCAACGGTGAGAAGAGACACGCGATTAAGCCGCGCAGTCCGGTCCGTCAGCCGCTCTGTCTGTAGCTCGATGCGCCCCGTGACGAGTTCGGCGCGCAGGCGGACAGCGGTGCCCGAAAGCTGGGCGCGCTTGGTCTGGCTTGAGATGGCAAGACTCTTGTGCAGGCGATCACTGCGTTCGCCAAGGCGGTCTCTCTGCACCTTCAAACGCTCGGTCACAAGGGTGGGGCGCAAACGGCCCGCTGCGACATCCAGCCGGGAACGGCGCACTTGCGTTGAACCGATCAGGCCCTGCTCAAGACGTCCCGAAACCATGTCAAAGCGTTGACGGGCCAGCGCCAGAATGTCCCGCGGTTGCGGCAGGGCCCGCGCTGCCGAGCGCAAATCGGAGCGGCGGCGATCCATCATACGCGAAATGGCGCCATATTGCCGCAAATGTAGATCGCCAAGGGTGGCGACCAGTTCTGATCGCACCGGCAAAGCCACTTCGGCAGCTCCTGTCGGGGTGGGCGCACGCAAGTCGGCGACATAATCGATGAGCGTGACGTCGGTCTCATGGCCGACAGCGGAAATCACCGGAATATCACTCTCGGCAACCGCGCGGGCCGGGGCTTCTTCGTTGAACCCCCAGAGATCCTCAAGGCTGCCGCCGCCACGCGCCACGATAATCAGGTCAGGGCGCGGAATGGGGCCACCAACCGGCAGCGCATTAAAGCCACGCACACCATTGGCAACTTCAGCAGCGCAGCTCTCACCCTGCACCCGCACAGGCCAGACGATGACATGCACCGGAAAGCGATCACGCACACGATGCAGGATATCGCGGATGACCGCGCCGCTGGGCGAGGTGACAACACCAATCACACTGGGCAAATGGGGGAGGGGCTTCTTGCGCTCTTGCGCGAACAGCCCTTCTGCCGCCAGTTTTTTCTTGCGTTCTTCCAGAAGCGCCATCAGCGCGCCTGCGCCAGCTGGTTCCATATGGTCGATGACCATTTGATATTTGGACTGGCCGGGGAAGGTCGTCAGCTTGCCGGTGGCAACCACTTCAAGTCCCTGCTCGGGTTTGACTGCCAGCTTGCTGGCCGCACCGCGCCAGATGACGCCCGAGAGCACCGACTTGTCGTCTTTCAGATCAAGATAGATATGGCCCGATGCCGGACGAGACACCCGCCCCAGCTCACCACGCACGCGCACATAGCCGAACTGATCCTCGATGGAGGATTTCACCGCATAGGAAATTTCAGAAACGGTAAATTCGGCTGCATTGCTGGGCGCGCGTTCGACCATGATGATTCCTGATTGAGATTCGTTTGAATTGGTCCATTGGTGCCCATCTTTGCACCTCTGGTCAAGCATCGGGCCGGAGCTTTTGCGCCAAAGCGACACGGATCACACAGTGCCCTCTTGCTCTTGGGGGAAATTCAGCTAAGAAAAAGGGGAAAACAGATCGACCGAGCGAGGCCGCCATGTCCCATTATGATTTCAAGAGCCAGCGCCTGTGGGTGGAACAGGATATTGCCGAGCGGATTGCCATCCCGTGCGAACGGGCACAGGCGAACTATCTGCTCAATGTCCTGCGCATGCAGGAAGGTGACGAGATGCTCATCTTTAATGGCAGGGATGGCGAATGGAAGGTGGAAGTTCGTCCCATGGGCCGCAAGAAATGCGCGCTCATTCCGCTTGAGCAGGTACGCCCGCAGCCTGAGCCGGAGGCGAGTGATCTGCATTATCTGTTCGCACCTCTTAAGTCTGCTCGCATCGACTATATGGCGCAGAAGGCGGTGGAGATGGGCGTTAGCCAACTGCGCCCTGTCTTCACCCAGCACACGCAGGAGCGCCGCCCCAAGCTCGACAAGATGCGGATGAATGTCGTGGAAGCTGCAGAGCAATGCGGCATTCTGGCCATTCCCGAAGTGACAGAGGCGACCCCTCTTGCCAAGCTGCTGGCCAATTGGGAAAGCACTGACGAAGGACGCCACATTATCTTCTGTGATGAAGGGGAGTTGGGCAAAGATCCTTTGGCCATTCTCGATACCATTCGCGGGGAGGGCAACGCCGTGCCGCCATTGGCCGTCCTGATCGGGCCAGAAGGTGGCTTCTCGGCAGAAGAGCGCGAGACGCTGCGTGCATCTTCTTTCGTAACCCCCATTCCGCTCGGCCCCCGCATCTTGCGCGCCGATACCGCCGCAGTGGCTGCATTGGCCATTGTTCAGGCTGTTCTGGGAGACTGGACTGACCAGCCACACTGAGGAGCGAACCGGGCAAAGCAGTTGGGTTGATGGCCATGCCTGACCATGCGTCCGGGTTGCCGATTTGCCGCTGTGCTTGAGGGTTGTTTCCTTTGCCCTATGGGGCTAGGCTCATTTCACTTTCCAATGAAAGGCTGGCCAACCAAGTCAGTTTTTTCTTTTTCAGCACGATCCAGAAAGCCGTTCGATCATGTTCATGTCCGCCGAGGCCTGGGGCCTGTTTCTTGTTGCCTGCCTGATGCTCAATATCGCACCGGGGCCGGATCTTATTTTCATTCTGTCGCGCACATTGGGCCACGGTCGAAAAATCGGATTTGCAGCCTCGCTCGGCGTCTGTTCTGGTGCCTTGGTGCATGTCATGGCCGCAGCCCTTGGAGTGTCTGCCATTTTGGCAACCTCTGCCACGGCCTTCATGATCGTCAAATATGTGGGCGCGGGCTATCTGGTATGGCTCGGTGCCAAAGCTCTGCTTTCACGTGAGAGCGTTCTGCCGACAGAGGCCAAGCCGAAAAAGCAGCTTTCGACCTGGGCTGCCTATCGTCAGGGCGTGCTGATCGATGTGCTCAATCCCAAGGTCGCTCTGTTTTTCCTCGCTTTTCTGCCCCAGTTCATCCCGCATGATGGCACGCTTAGTGGGCATCAGATATTCTTGGATACCGTTCTGCTTGGTGCTATTGTCATTGGTGTCGGGCTGGTCATTGAGGCGGGCTTCATCATGCTGGCTGCGCCTTTGGGAACCTACCTACGCAACAACAAGACCGTTGCTTTATGGCTGGATCGCGCCTTTGGCGGCCTGCTCGTGAGCCTAGGGGCCAAGCTGGCTCTGACAGATTGATGATGCCATTTGCGGCGTTTCCGCAAGGGGGCGTTGCTGCTTTGAACTCATCCATCAAGGATGCTGCGTGATTGATCAATAAGTTTCATTTGTTGCTTCACGCACCATACTGTAGGGGAGTTCTGTAACAACATTGCCTGACCGGATTATAGTTTGGCCCGGCGTCTGGTATTTTCCGAGATTTTCTTTCATTGACCTGATCGGGAGCAAGCTGCGTCTTCGCTCAAGGCTTGCCCCGAATAATGTCCCAATTGCTGTAGTGAGGCCGAGAGCATGTCTGCCAGTACACCCAAAACTGCCAGTTTCGAAGGGGATAATCCCGTTTTGGGTATTCTCCTTATGGTGCTCTTCTGCATGCTGATTCCCTTTAGCGATGCCTGTCTGAAGCTGCTGGGAGAAACTGTGCCGGTGCTGACGGTGATTGCTGTGCGCTTCAGTCTCCAGTTTTTGTTCATGGGGACCATCATGCTGATCAGGCAACGAACCATCAGCCATATCTTCCGCTTGTCTTCCTATATCTGGTGGCGGCTTCTGATCCGCGCGGTGATGCAGATTTCCGGGATTGCTTTCATCTATATTGGCCTCATGTATATGCCGTTGGCGGATACAACAGCCATTTGCTTCATCTATCCGATCCTGATGCTGCTGGTTGGTCATGTGGTCATGAAGGAGGTCGTCGGCCCCCATCGCATTATGGCCGCTCTTGTCGGTTTTGCCGGTACGTTGATGGTGGTTCAACCCAATTTCATGGAAGTGGGATTGAATGCTCTGTGGCCTGTGGGCGTCGCCTTCACATTCGTGATTTTCATGCTCGCAACGCGTCAGACGAGCCGTGGCATCGATCCTGTCACGGTTCAGGTTCTGTCCGCTCTCATTGCTCTCGTGATTGTTGCTGTGCCCATTCTGCTGCTCAATGGCGAGGGCTTTGAAGCATTTGATCTGAAATCACCCTCAAGCGAAGAATGGCTGTTTCTGGTTGGTGCTGGTGTGATCGGCTCGCTCGGACATCTGTTGATGACTGCGGCGGTTCATCTGGCTCCCTCTGCCACTCTGGCGCCGATGCAATATCTGGAAATTCCCTTTGCCACTCTCATCGGATGGCTCATCTTCTCCGATCTGCCCAACAGTCTGGCTGCATGGGGCATTGCGGTGACCGTTGCTGCCGGACTCTACATCATCTACCGTGAGCAGAAGGCCTTGAATGAGAGCCGCAGACAATCCCCCATCGAGTTGCCAGCCGAAGAGATCGTCTGATTGAGGTGACTGCTTGCACAGATTTTTCAAATCTAGCGCAGCTCACCCATTGTAACCCCTGTTTCGAATGCCTAATTTGACAATACGTGACATATGAAAAAGCATTGTCGCGCTTGCCATATTTCAAGGAGCCTGTTTCATGGCCGCTTCCCAAACCAAAACTGAAGCCCTGACCCTTAACGACCGCAACGCTCTGATTGAGTCCATTTCGACAGGGGAGAAGCCAAAGGAAAAATGGCGCATCGGCTCCGAACACGAGAAATTCACTTTCTACAAAGACAACTTTACCCCTGTCCCTTATGAGGGGGATCGCGGCATCGAACGCCTGCTGCTGGGCATGGAAGGCCTTCTGGGCTGGAAGCGCATTGAGGACAAGGGAAAGATTATCGGCCTTGTCGACCCCATCGAGGGGGGCGCTATTTCCCTTGAGCCGGGTGGCCAGTTCGAGCTGTCTGGTGCGCCGCTGGACAATCTCCACCAGACCTGCCGAGAAGTGCATCGTCATCTGGCGCAATTGCGCGAAGTGGCAGACCCGCTAGGGATCGGTTTTCTGGGGCTGGGCGTGTCGCCCAAATGGCACTTGGATGAAGTGCCGGTGATGCCCAAGAGCCGCTACGATATCATGATGAATTATATGCCCAAGGTTGGTAGCCGTGGGCTCGACATGATGTTCCGCTCTTGCACCATTCAGGTCAATCTTGACTTCTCAAGCGAAGCGGACATGGCGCAGAAGATGCGCGTCGGCATCGCTTTGCAGCCCATCGCGACAGCGCTGTTTGCCAATTCACCCTTCATTGATGGCCACAAGAATGGCTACCAGTCCCTGCGTGGGGCGATCTGGCATGATACCGACAAGGACCGCACGGGCATGCTGCCGTTCGTCTTCGAAGAAGGCTTCGGCTATGAGCAATATGTCGACTGGGTGCTCGACGTACCGATGTATTTCATCGTGCGCGACCATACTTATTACGACATGACCGGCCTCACCTTCCGCGAATATCTTGGCGGCAAGCGCAAGGACGGGATGCCTGATACCGAGCCGACCCTGCAAGATTGGGAAGACCATCTCACCACCGTATTCCCCGAAGTGCGCCTCAAACGCTATATCGAAATGCGCGGTGCTGACGGAGGGCCTTGGCGCCGCATTTGTGCGTTGCCTGCTCTTTGGACCGGTCTGCTTTATGATCAATCGGCGCTTGATGCGGCTTGGGATCTGGTTAAAGACTGGACAGCAGAAGAACGCGAGGCTCTGCGCATCGCAGTGGCCACGCATGGCCTCAAAACCCCGTTCCGTAACACCACCGTTCTGGAGCTGGGCAAGAAGGTTGTTGAAATCGCCCGCAAGGGGCTGGCCGCTCGAGCGCGGGTCAATGGGGCCGGTTTTGATGAAACCCAGTATCTGGCTGCATTGGAAGAAACGGTCACGCTCGGTCTGACGCCATCCGACCAGCTTCTCATGCGCTATAACAACGAATGGGGCGGTAACATCAATCGCGTCTTTGAAGATTTCGCTTATTGAGCATCTATCGTTTTTTCGATAGAGAAGGGCGCTGTCTGGTCTTTCCTCAAAAGGATGGTCAATACAGCGCTCTTTCTTTATGTGCTTTCAAGATGCAAACACATTCTCGAAGGCACAGACGGAGCCATATCCTTGCCACGAAGCGTTGCACAAGTCGATTTGTCCTGTGGTGCGTGCGAGGGGCTGTGCTAGGATGACGCGACCTGTCAGAGGGGGAGATGTCATGAAAGCAGCCATTCGAATGACCCTTTCCGTTTTGCCGTTCGTCTTTTTGACAGCCTGTGTGCCAGCAAAGATAAGCGGACAAAAGCCGGACGGTACGAAAATCAAGATCTTCTTTTATCCCGGCGGGCCGAAGCTCGATGATCTGGTGATTTTTGAGGGAAAAAACTATTTCGGCAAGGTGTCCGAGCTCGATAATGATCCGGCCAATGACATCCGCTTTACCCTGAATGAGGGCAAGACCTTCATCGCCGAATGCACAGCGGTGCAAGTGGACAAGGCCAACACTCCAAAATGTATGGAATATGAAATCTACCGCAGTGACGATGACGCTGTTCCCGAGCGGACGGTCTTTTATCGCCCTCGCTGGTATTAGGCACAACTCCGCGCCCTGACTGTTCGCTGAACAGAGGCTATAACGCCCCTCTCAGCGATGACAGCAAGGCCTTTAGGCAGAAGATGCGCGTGCTATCATGCCAGGTAAGAGCTAGCGCCAGCGGCCAACCATTTCCACGAAGCCGTCGCCGGTGACTTCCTCGCCATACATATAGCCGTTGACATTGATCTTGCCGTCAAATTTGATCAGGTTGCCAATCTTGGAAACCACCTCGCGCTGCTGGTAGGGCAGGCTGATTTGCAAGCAAGTCTCGAACGGTTCGTGGGAAAGAACCACATGACGCGGATAACGACGCCCCGAAAGGCGACTATCCATGAAGTCGTTCATTTCCAGCGGGTCAATTTTCTCGACAATATGGGTGCCGTCAGGCAGCACCACCGTGCAGCAGGTATCCTGCCGATTGCGAGCAAAATCCCACA contains the following coding sequences:
- a CDS encoding glutamate--cysteine ligase, producing the protein MAASQTKTEALTLNDRNALIESISTGEKPKEKWRIGSEHEKFTFYKDNFTPVPYEGDRGIERLLLGMEGLLGWKRIEDKGKIIGLVDPIEGGAISLEPGGQFELSGAPLDNLHQTCREVHRHLAQLREVADPLGIGFLGLGVSPKWHLDEVPVMPKSRYDIMMNYMPKVGSRGLDMMFRSCTIQVNLDFSSEADMAQKMRVGIALQPIATALFANSPFIDGHKNGYQSLRGAIWHDTDKDRTGMLPFVFEEGFGYEQYVDWVLDVPMYFIVRDHTYYDMTGLTFREYLGGKRKDGMPDTEPTLQDWEDHLTTVFPEVRLKRYIEMRGADGGPWRRICALPALWTGLLYDQSALDAAWDLVKDWTAEEREALRIAVATHGLKTPFRNTTVLELGKKVVEIARKGLAARARVNGAGFDETQYLAALEETVTLGLTPSDQLLMRYNNEWGGNINRVFEDFAY
- the xseA gene encoding exodeoxyribonuclease VII large subunit; the protein is MVERAPSNAAEFTVSEISYAVKSSIEDQFGYVRVRGELGRVSRPASGHIYLDLKDDKSVLSGVIWRGAASKLAVKPEQGLEVVATGKLTTFPGQSKYQMVIDHMEPAGAGALMALLEERKKKLAAEGLFAQERKKPLPHLPSVIGVVTSPSGAVIRDILHRVRDRFPVHVIVWPVRVQGESCAAEVANGVRGFNALPVGGPIPRPDLIIVARGGGSLEDLWGFNEEAPARAVAESDIPVISAVGHETDVTLIDYVADLRAPTPTGAAEVALPVRSELVATLGDLHLRQYGAISRMMDRRRSDLRSAARALPQPRDILALARQRFDMVSGRLEQGLIGSTQVRRSRLDVAAGRLRPTLVTERLKVQRDRLGERSDRLHKSLAISSQTKRAQLSGTAVRLRAELVTGRIELQTERLTDRTARLNRVSLLTVEQKRKQLDAASRLLESLSHKGVLKRGFALVRDRNGKLIRRAEHINPGSPLSLSFEDGSISATASLIDSYEPGPVSMANPPSTPEAIVPAAEDGGEDEVGATPEAGSTGIMSADAISAEDIEAHLRTIAGKRARRRVAKAKDIPVENVPAPETPEGEPEATPKEENAPVEKAVAKVLTEDVSAERLEKATAKLTEAIEQEILTRLKEMDKAKEPQKPTRPRKKSSKKSDDDAQGSLF
- a CDS encoding LysE family translocator produces the protein MFMSAEAWGLFLVACLMLNIAPGPDLIFILSRTLGHGRKIGFAASLGVCSGALVHVMAAALGVSAILATSATAFMIVKYVGAGYLVWLGAKALLSRESVLPTEAKPKKQLSTWAAYRQGVLIDVLNPKVALFFLAFLPQFIPHDGTLSGHQIFLDTVLLGAIVIGVGLVIEAGFIMLAAPLGTYLRNNKTVALWLDRAFGGLLVSLGAKLALTD
- a CDS encoding 16S rRNA (uracil(1498)-N(3))-methyltransferase, with amino-acid sequence MSHYDFKSQRLWVEQDIAERIAIPCERAQANYLLNVLRMQEGDEMLIFNGRDGEWKVEVRPMGRKKCALIPLEQVRPQPEPEASDLHYLFAPLKSARIDYMAQKAVEMGVSQLRPVFTQHTQERRPKLDKMRMNVVEAAEQCGILAIPEVTEATPLAKLLANWESTDEGRHIIFCDEGELGKDPLAILDTIRGEGNAVPPLAVLIGPEGGFSAEERETLRASSFVTPIPLGPRILRADTAAVAALAIVQAVLGDWTDQPH
- a CDS encoding DMT family transporter, with product MSASTPKTASFEGDNPVLGILLMVLFCMLIPFSDACLKLLGETVPVLTVIAVRFSLQFLFMGTIMLIRQRTISHIFRLSSYIWWRLLIRAVMQISGIAFIYIGLMYMPLADTTAICFIYPILMLLVGHVVMKEVVGPHRIMAALVGFAGTLMVVQPNFMEVGLNALWPVGVAFTFVIFMLATRQTSRGIDPVTVQVLSALIALVIVAVPILLLNGEGFEAFDLKSPSSEEWLFLVGAGVIGSLGHLLMTAAVHLAPSATLAPMQYLEIPFATLIGWLIFSDLPNSLAAWGIAVTVAAGLYIIYREQKALNESRRQSPIELPAEEIV